CGACacttggcgccgtgcttggcttGGAAAAGAGTTCACGGCCGGATAGCTTCGCCTTGTATTTCTTGTACTCTTCACGCTCCCTATTGCTCAGAGTCGCCATGTGCTCTGCTTCCGACTTTTCGCGTGCAGCAGTATACTCTTTCATAAACGCTATGCGCCATTCCTTGAACCGTTCCGCAGTGACAGCCGTACCGAGAAATTTCTCTTCCTCGGCAGCAATctccgcctcgcgcgcacggctcgcacgctcggcgccttCTTTTTCCATGCGCTGTATATAGTCTGTGAGCGCTTCGCGTAGGTGCGAAGCTAGCGTGAATACCATGGGCATCCCCAGTGAATCTTGTGCCTGGCATTAGCGATTCTCCTACATACGCACCACCTGCTCCAGCTCTGTATGCAATTGCTGTACACCGGCGCGTAGATCGGAAGAAAACGATGCGTGTTCTGCGTCTGGTGCCTCGCCCAACACGCCCAATGGGTCTTCTTCGACACGAATCGCAATCGCCGGCAGCGCATCGGGGTATTCGGGCGTATACCGCACCGCAAGCTGCAATATAGGCGCTGCAGTGTCAATATTCCGATAGAGTACATACCTGGCTTGCTCTCGTCAAAATCTTCTGGAACGACGCGGATTTGCAGCTCGTCCTCCGAGACTCCTGTGCGTAAGCAACGAGCATGTCCAACATACTTTCTAGCTCTCCCTCAAGATAAATGCTTTCCAATACCTCGAACTCTTCAGCAAGCGTCTGTGCATGCTCCTCCGCAGTAACCATGTTGGAGGCAGCGCGTCAAGCGGTGCGGACGAGCGCCAAAATGTCTAACCTATTTTTTTATGCAACAAACGCGGTTCGCGATGATACTTGGGTCTGCTGGCGCAATGGTAGCGTATCAGCCTTCTATATTATAGAGGGGCCAGCTGAGGGTTGCGGGTTCGAGCCCCGCGTAGACCTTTGTTTTGCACAGTCACAATATGCACGCGTTATCGGGATTTTTTATTCGCTTAAAAAAGCAGATTTTTACCGAACTTGGaagtcgcgcgcgtgtcaACGCGCCTATTTGAGCAGTTGTCAGGTGACCCTTGGCCTGTCAAACCGCGCAAGTCAGATCTAACTTATTGCACGCAGCAGGATCGGGTCAAAAATAACCTTGCGCTTCTCACGTGGCATGCAATCGGAAGGGCCAGATGAAATTCGGTGTCGTTCAGGGTCACTGTCCCCTAATTGTGCGCTCCTCTAAGCGACACGTTCATTGAGCGCGGCTCTTGCGTCCAAACTAGTACAGTTGGTTGGCATTGCACTATCCAGGGGCTTTCCGCTTGTTGAATCGTGCGAAACCACGCGTTTGCCACCAGACCCTGAGCCGTCTGAGTTCTTGATATTAGCTTCAAGTATCGTATGATTACGGGTGGCAAGGAAGTTTCTGTCAGTAGTGATGAAGCAGCACAAGGGCAGTTTCCCTTCAGTCAACACGTCTCCCAAGACATCTGCTCACACTTCAGATTCACGCCAGTGTCGCCCCGGAAGTCATGACGGTGCAAAAGACACCCGCAGCTACGAGCCCGGGGATGGTCAAAAACAAAAACTGTTTTTGCGAACGGGAAAAGCGCCCAGACGCAACCACACACGCCAGCATGTGGACGCTCGTAATAATAAAAATCAACATCACAATGCCTCTCTGAGCATGAACACGCAGCAGCCTGCGTCGATGAATATGCCTACCTACTTTGCCAATACCGATCCTTACTATGAGCAAGCGTCTGTCACCTATACACGCGCAGGTCCGAATGCCGATTCCGCACAGTATCCAGGGTACTATTACTACGGGCATTTTCCCGAAAACCATCCACCTTGGCCACCGTATGCCTCTGAACAGCCACTCTATTCCCTTCCAGATGAGCATGACGGTACGCACGAAAGCGATACCACGTTGGCGAATGCGTTGCATTCGCAACAGCTCAACACAGTTCTCCTTGAAGTTCCCTTTTCGATGCCTATATACCAGCGGCCCTTTTTTTACCCCAACTCTGCGATGGTTGGCCAATGCGCGTATCCTCCCCACCCCGAAAATTCACAGCCGGAACAAGCACTGTACGCGCAGAACGGACACCACGCTCCTTCGCAGACGTTTACCAACGTGTGCAGCCCACATCCCCCAAAGCATATGTACCTGAATTCTGCCTTGGCGTCCCACACGCAGCCTCCTTATATGTACCGCGACTTTACCTCTTGTTATGGATATCCCACGATGCTCTCGCCTCAGGTGATGCCCCAGGCATACCCCGTATTGCCAAATTACGCACCCGCGCATgttccagcagcgcgggAAGTGAAGGAAACAGTTCAGAAGCATCGAATGCACTCCAGCTCGGGCGATTTccgcgggcggcgcgccaacCCCAAGTTgggcaaagcgcgccagTGGGGCGAAGGGCCAGTGCGCGAGAGCTCGACAGAAAATGAGCCGGCGAAACTCGATGAGGAGCACGGAAAGGGCAACGGGGCGGCCACAAGTCCTCCGCGCAGCAAGATGTCCCTTCACTGCGGCGCTACTTCTGAGAGTCAGCGCCAAGGCATGCGCACGAATTTTGTCATGTGGTGTGGAAACGTTCCTTCCGACGCCATGGTCGACGAGCTCTGGTCCTTTTTTATCGGCATCCCCGACGACTTTGGATTAGACAATACGTCCGCGGGTTCTTCGCCCAATGCGACGCAGGGTTCAGACTCGAGTCTTGGGTTGTCCGATCCACAAGAGCCGGGGCTTGTAGCCGACAATGCGGCAGGGATTGTGTCTATCTTTATTATTTCACGTTCCAGTTGTGCTTTTGTAAACTACACATGCGCGCGTGATTTGGAGCGT
This region of Malassezia vespertilionis chromosome 9, complete sequence genomic DNA includes:
- the GIR2 gene encoding Protein gir2 (COG:S; EggNog:ENOG503NYCM), translated to MVTAEEHAQTLAEEFEVLESIYLEGELERVSEDELQIRVVPEDFDESKPAPILQLAVRYTPEYPDALPAIAIRVEEDPLGVLGEAPDAEHASFSSDLRAGVQQLHTELEQVVPSHLREALTDYIQRMEKEGAERASRAREAEIAAEEEKFLGTAVTAERFKEWRIAFMKEYTAAREKSEAEHMATLSNREREEYKKYKAKLSGRELFSKPSTAPSVEDEKSTDDSVREVDWSLYSREAREEQARDDAEVEEEGIVAYSDDE
- a CDS encoding uncharacterized protein (EggNog:ENOG503NY3C; COG:A; COG:T) — encoded protein: MNTQQPASMNMPTYFANTDPYYEQASVTYTRAGPNADSAQYPGYYYYGHFPENHPPWPPYASEQPLYSLPDEHDGTHESDTTLANALHSQQLNTVLLEVPFSMPIYQRPFFYPNSAMVGQCAYPPHPENSQPEQALYAQNGHHAPSQTFTNVCSPHPPKHMYLNSALASHTQPPYMYRDFTSCYGYPTMLSPQVMPQAYPVLPNYAPAHVPAAREVKETVQKHRMHSSSGDFRGRRANPKLGKARQWGEGPVRESSTENEPAKLDEEHGKGNGAATSPPRSKMSLHCGATSESQRQGMRTNFVMWCGNVPSDAMVDELWSFFIGIPDDFGLDNTSAGSSPNATQGSDSSLGLSDPQEPGLVADNAAGIVSIFIISRSSCAFVNYTCARDLERACAYFNGKPLRAKSACPCLVCRPRKLEDAEYAGVAAQRGKGVHVSWYRAQTKAHEQKEVGSASDALSFTSTNSSLLRQPMFEHRFFILKSSSHEALVEALRTNVWRTQPHNEPVLDQAFRNSKRVTLLFSENFSGQFFGHADMASHIGGALPADTALKEKRGIPPDREYGSASAEMHSSDGVDRTSTSSSISGTPSINAERDAKEELAREAKERNLSLENMDRTHIENAGDTHMDTGILPRDISAVTYPSGAPCMPSQNLTPLIHEKTAQIGSPFYITWKNADPLPFADIQSLRNPWRDNRLVKVSRDGTELEPNVGRRLLDLWGPHNTTA